One Fontisphaera persica DNA window includes the following coding sequences:
- a CDS encoding rhomboid family intramembrane serine protease, which produces MSSPARLPVRSEEQAREWSLVLISQGIETVLARDAETGEWFLEMAPEHFSHACQSLRLYLVENRNRRWQSPVEWAGEVYDWRAWFWALLMAVMFWLERVLPVDLSVTGRVDGAAVAQGEIWRLFTATTLHGDEGHLLMNLASGVLFLGLAMGAFGAGAALLASMLAGVAGNGVTLLVHGQAHLSLGASGVVMGALGLLAAQSLAEAASLPRRQWLTRGLGGVVLLTVLLGLNPASDVAAHLGGLGAGLLLGMALVAWRQHRPAAPARWDPWLAYVCGGLLATAWGLALWSHAP; this is translated from the coding sequence ATGTCATCACCTGCCCGGTTGCCCGTGCGTTCCGAGGAGCAAGCCCGTGAATGGAGCCTGGTCCTGATTAGTCAGGGCATTGAAACGGTGCTGGCGCGGGACGCGGAAACGGGCGAGTGGTTCCTGGAGATGGCGCCGGAGCATTTTTCCCATGCCTGCCAGTCGCTTCGGCTGTATTTGGTGGAGAATCGGAACCGGCGCTGGCAAAGCCCGGTGGAGTGGGCGGGGGAGGTGTACGATTGGCGGGCATGGTTTTGGGCCTTGTTGATGGCGGTCATGTTCTGGCTGGAGCGGGTGTTGCCGGTGGATTTGTCAGTAACTGGGCGGGTGGATGGCGCGGCCGTGGCGCAAGGGGAGATTTGGCGGTTGTTCACCGCCACCACGTTGCATGGGGATGAGGGGCATCTATTGATGAATCTGGCCTCGGGCGTGCTGTTTCTCGGACTGGCGATGGGGGCCTTTGGGGCGGGCGCGGCTTTGCTGGCCAGTATGTTGGCCGGGGTGGCGGGCAATGGGGTCACCTTGTTGGTGCATGGGCAGGCGCACTTGAGCCTCGGGGCCTCCGGGGTGGTGATGGGGGCCTTGGGGTTGCTGGCGGCGCAATCGCTGGCGGAGGCGGCCAGCCTGCCACGGCGCCAATGGCTGACGCGCGGGCTGGGGGGAGTGGTCTTGTTGACGGTGTTGCTGGGATTAAACCCCGCCAGTGACGTGGCGGCGCACTTGGGAGGCTTGGGAGCGGGACTACTGCTGGGGATGGCCCTGGTGGCATGGCGGCAACACCGGCCTGCGGCGCCTGCTCGTTGGGACCCCTGGCTGGCCTATGTTTGCGGGGGACTGCTGGCCACGGCATGGGGCCTGGCCCTGTGGAGCCACGCGCCTTGA
- a CDS encoding pyrimidine/purine nucleoside phosphorylase, whose translation MSTFPIQFVGVTAVAKANIYFDGKVVSHTLIFPDGTRKTLGLIYPGKYRFNTDAPERMEIVAGQCSVQVNGAPAQTFTGGTNFHVPAKSSFDIEVKDGICEYVCTFLQ comes from the coding sequence ATGTCAACGTTTCCGATTCAGTTTGTCGGCGTGACCGCGGTGGCCAAAGCCAACATTTATTTTGATGGCAAAGTGGTCAGCCATACGTTGATTTTTCCGGATGGCACCCGCAAGACGCTGGGCTTGATTTACCCGGGCAAGTACCGGTTTAACACCGACGCGCCGGAGCGCATGGAAATTGTGGCCGGCCAGTGCTCGGTCCAGGTCAATGGCGCTCCCGCCCAGACTTTCACAGGCGGCACCAATTTCCATGTGCCAGCCAAGTCCAGCTTTGACATCGAGGTCAAAGACGGCATCTGCGAGTACGTCTGTACCTTCTTGCAATAA
- a CDS encoding DUF5703 domain-containing protein, with protein MKSLCAGLLLAAALLGRAADPLAQYDVVWDSPSTNHHGSMPLGNGEVAVNAWVTAAGDLHLYLARTDAWDDYGRLVKVGKVRLQISPNPFTPGAPFRQTLSLRDATLRVEAGEGAARTRLQVWVDAHHPVVHVTLDSAAPREITAFLELWRTQQMAVATTEVSDVLMHRKDPSGRQESMLIEPDTVLENYPDGVGWYHHNRKSIGPALMAQIQGLTGFPQPDPLMHRTFGALVTAPGAQRVNDRTLRAPPATAQRFSIYVTARHPATPAEWLADADAVRRRFESTSFALHRAAHEAWWREFWERSWIRATLNTHHAAAQAEPLAPANRHPLRVGFDSGGGNRYRGELGRVSVLGQALTDAEIAALAATGPQQPLPAGARVLFTATNAVPHAVPGSTNWGWPPSFTAEAWVRPEKLPGGGARVLDKLTAGQRDGFLLDTYPGNSLRWIVGQHELTLANAVPAGQWTHIAAVADAAAGGCRLYVNGRLAASDVGAAVKDEAAYISQMYHLQRFITACAGRGNYPIKFNGSLFTVPPGPTEKDPDYRRWGPGYWWQNTRLPYLSLCTSGDFDLQQPLFRMYARDLLPLCRYRTQLYCGHAGAFYPECIMFWGAIFSETYGWTPFEQRQDKLQESGWHKYEWLCGLELGWMMMDYYEHTLDREFLQQSVLPLVREVLTFFDRHYPTNASGQLVMYPSQAAETWWRCTNAVTELSGCIALTERLLALPATLAPAADRRFWQQFRAKLPPIPLREIRGRKALAPAAFFADKRNVENPELYPVFPFRLFAFNRPNVDWALAALEHREDKGHFGWRQDDIFMAYLGLAEEARKGLAWRARHWDRNERFPAFWGPNYDWTPDQDHGGVLMKTFQAMLLQTDGPRIFLFPAWPKAWDVDFKLHAPQRTVIEGAYRNGRLVSWQITPAQRKADVVIVAP; from the coding sequence ATGAAATCCTTGTGTGCCGGGTTATTGCTGGCGGCGGCTTTGCTGGGGCGCGCGGCCGACCCCCTAGCCCAATACGATGTGGTTTGGGACTCGCCCAGCACCAACCACCACGGCTCCATGCCCTTGGGCAACGGCGAAGTGGCGGTCAACGCCTGGGTCACGGCGGCCGGCGATTTGCACCTCTACCTGGCACGCACTGATGCCTGGGACGATTACGGCCGGCTGGTCAAAGTGGGCAAGGTGCGGCTGCAGATTTCCCCCAATCCCTTCACCCCCGGCGCACCGTTTCGGCAGACGCTCAGTCTGCGCGACGCCACCCTGCGCGTCGAGGCCGGCGAAGGCGCAGCGCGCACCCGCCTGCAAGTATGGGTGGACGCGCACCATCCCGTGGTGCACGTGACACTGGACAGCGCCGCGCCCCGGGAAATTACCGCCTTCCTTGAGTTGTGGCGCACCCAGCAAATGGCCGTGGCCACCACGGAAGTCAGCGATGTGCTCATGCACCGCAAAGACCCCAGCGGCAGGCAGGAAAGCATGCTCATCGAGCCAGACACAGTACTGGAAAATTATCCCGACGGTGTGGGGTGGTATCATCACAATCGCAAATCCATCGGGCCGGCTTTGATGGCCCAAATCCAGGGACTCACAGGATTCCCCCAGCCGGACCCCTTGATGCATCGAACCTTTGGCGCCTTGGTAACTGCCCCCGGCGCTCAGCGCGTGAACGACCGCACCCTCCGCGCGCCCCCGGCCACCGCGCAACGCTTCAGCATTTATGTCACCGCCCGGCATCCCGCCACACCAGCGGAATGGCTGGCCGATGCCGATGCCGTCCGCCGCCGTTTTGAGTCCACGTCGTTTGCCCTGCACCGCGCCGCGCACGAAGCCTGGTGGCGGGAATTTTGGGAGCGAAGCTGGATTCGCGCCACGCTCAATACCCATCACGCCGCAGCCCAGGCCGAGCCACTCGCGCCTGCCAATCGCCATCCCCTGCGCGTTGGTTTCGATTCCGGCGGCGGCAACCGCTATCGCGGCGAACTGGGGCGGGTCAGTGTGCTGGGCCAGGCCCTGACTGACGCGGAAATTGCGGCCCTGGCCGCCACGGGCCCGCAACAACCGCTGCCCGCTGGCGCCCGCGTGCTTTTCACCGCCACCAATGCCGTCCCCCACGCCGTCCCCGGCAGCACCAACTGGGGGTGGCCGCCCAGTTTCACCGCCGAAGCCTGGGTGCGCCCGGAAAAACTGCCCGGCGGCGGCGCCCGCGTGCTGGACAAACTCACCGCCGGCCAGCGCGACGGCTTTCTGCTGGACACCTACCCGGGCAACAGCCTGCGGTGGATTGTGGGGCAGCATGAATTGACCCTCGCCAACGCCGTGCCAGCAGGACAGTGGACGCACATCGCCGCGGTGGCCGACGCGGCGGCGGGCGGATGCCGGCTGTATGTGAATGGCCGTCTGGCCGCCAGCGACGTGGGCGCCGCGGTCAAGGATGAAGCCGCCTACATCAGCCAGATGTATCATTTACAGCGCTTCATTACCGCCTGCGCCGGGCGGGGCAATTATCCCATAAAATTCAACGGCTCCCTCTTCACCGTGCCGCCCGGCCCCACGGAAAAAGACCCGGATTACCGCCGGTGGGGCCCCGGGTATTGGTGGCAAAACACCCGGCTGCCGTACCTCTCCCTTTGCACCTCGGGCGACTTCGATTTGCAGCAGCCGCTGTTTCGCATGTATGCCCGGGATTTGCTGCCCTTGTGCCGGTACCGCACGCAGCTTTACTGCGGCCATGCCGGCGCGTTTTATCCTGAATGCATCATGTTTTGGGGCGCCATTTTCAGCGAGACCTACGGCTGGACACCCTTCGAGCAGCGCCAGGATAAATTACAGGAAAGCGGCTGGCACAAATATGAATGGCTCTGCGGCCTCGAATTGGGCTGGATGATGATGGATTATTACGAGCACACCCTGGACCGCGAATTCCTGCAACAGTCCGTGCTGCCGCTGGTGCGCGAGGTCCTCACCTTTTTTGACCGGCACTATCCCACCAACGCCAGCGGCCAGTTGGTGATGTATCCCTCCCAGGCGGCGGAAACCTGGTGGCGCTGCACCAACGCCGTCACCGAGCTGTCCGGCTGCATCGCTCTCACCGAGCGCCTGCTGGCGCTGCCCGCCACGCTGGCGCCCGCCGCTGACCGCCGTTTCTGGCAGCAATTCCGCGCCAAGCTGCCGCCCATTCCCCTGCGCGAAATCCGCGGCCGCAAGGCCCTGGCGCCCGCCGCCTTTTTTGCCGACAAACGCAACGTCGAAAACCCGGAGCTGTACCCCGTCTTCCCCTTCCGCTTGTTCGCGTTCAACCGGCCCAACGTGGACTGGGCGCTGGCCGCCCTGGAGCATCGCGAAGACAAAGGCCACTTTGGCTGGCGGCAGGATGACATTTTCATGGCCTACCTGGGGCTGGCCGAGGAGGCCCGCAAGGGTTTGGCCTGGCGCGCCCGGCACTGGGACCGCAACGAGCGTTTCCCGGCCTTCTGGGGGCCCAACTATGACTGGACGCCCGACCAGGACCACGGCGGCGTGCTCATGAAAACCTTCCAGGCCATGCTCCTGCAAACCGATGGGCCGCGTATTTTCCTGTTCCCTGCCTGGCCCAAGGCCTGGGATGTGGATTTCAAATTGCATGCCCCGCAACGTACCGTCATCGAAGGCGCCTACCGCAATGGCCGGCTGGTCTCCTGGCAAATCACCCCCGCCCAACGCAAAGCGGATGTCGTCATCGTAGCCCCATGA
- a CDS encoding tetratricopeptide repeat protein: MRSLCTWMTLWLCGLLAATALASPEEQYVRVYDLIQQADQLMETGRGADALPKYRAALQELQRLQASFPGWNEKVVTYRLNYLNGKIKALADLAPAPAPAAPAAPPSTPTPPATPAPAAPVSPALNEELEALRAQVKQLQSDRLLLEAKLREALSAQPAGADPRELARAEERIRNLEKERDLLQVTLEQEKEKSARAVSPDKLNELQRAVKEAQQRLERQQEQAAALQKERDQLRQQLQEQQTRGKGQAESSRAALADAEQKLARAQEAMENLRKEKTAVEQQLVETRAQLAAAPTAEELRKTQEALAEVRRLLQTTEAEAAAARAEQKAAAEQKAQLAQQLEALKEQLSRQSTAAEQLAREKEALQKQVAEEQARASAKVDPAELKKAQDALAATQKKLEETASQMAALQKEKEALQASLKNQTPENALARSYEAENLSLKKQLFELQQRLQALQPQVEQGSAELERARQQQAALQSALEALKLEKELLARQLHQTTNAPPPQDPRLAEAEKKLAALQQKAAAMEEQTAALQREREVLQAARQDLEKRLKTTQTEYERLRAQDLDRLRRLENELLAAQAAQQEREEQMAALRKEQQIIETRLAALLSEKERESSAKSRDTRRVKELEKERDQLQKKLNETSRDLYALRQRAATADDLTRQMAALRARLEAYEIKRVPLTPEELALLKAPPIRPQPPAKPTKTDAAMTQVFLEARKDAEAGRLPAAEQKLAAVTRQPNPNAQALHQLAAVQLEQNKLAEAEQTIQQGLAADAQHAGLLYQLGILRFEQGRLDDAIAALSQSLKQDNQRADVYNYLGFVLGKKGLVRESESAFRKALQLDAALASAHLNLAWVYLHQQPPSPALAQWHYQKAMAGGAAPNPELEAKLKAAVGGQP, encoded by the coding sequence ATGAGAAGTCTGTGCACATGGATGACGCTGTGGCTGTGCGGGCTGCTGGCCGCCACGGCGCTGGCAAGTCCCGAGGAGCAATACGTGCGGGTGTACGATTTGATTCAGCAGGCCGACCAGCTCATGGAAACCGGCCGGGGCGCCGATGCGCTGCCCAAATACCGCGCCGCCCTGCAGGAGTTGCAACGGCTGCAAGCCAGCTTCCCGGGCTGGAATGAAAAGGTGGTGACCTACCGCCTGAACTATTTGAACGGCAAAATCAAGGCGCTGGCCGACCTGGCCCCCGCCCCCGCGCCCGCGGCGCCTGCCGCTCCGCCCTCCACGCCCACCCCACCCGCCACCCCGGCGCCCGCCGCTCCGGTTTCTCCGGCGCTCAACGAGGAGTTGGAAGCCCTGCGGGCGCAGGTCAAGCAATTGCAAAGCGACAGGCTGCTGCTGGAGGCCAAATTGCGCGAGGCGCTCTCCGCCCAGCCTGCCGGCGCGGACCCCCGCGAGCTGGCCCGGGCTGAAGAGCGCATCCGCAACCTGGAAAAAGAACGCGATTTATTGCAGGTCACCCTGGAACAGGAGAAGGAAAAATCCGCCCGGGCGGTTTCCCCGGACAAGCTCAACGAGCTGCAGCGCGCCGTCAAAGAGGCGCAACAACGCCTGGAACGCCAGCAGGAGCAGGCCGCCGCCCTCCAAAAAGAGCGGGACCAGTTGCGCCAGCAGTTGCAGGAGCAGCAAACCCGCGGCAAGGGCCAGGCCGAATCCTCCCGCGCCGCGCTGGCTGACGCCGAGCAGAAGCTGGCGCGCGCCCAGGAGGCCATGGAGAATCTGCGCAAGGAAAAAACCGCCGTGGAACAGCAGCTCGTCGAGACCCGCGCCCAATTGGCCGCCGCCCCCACCGCCGAGGAATTGCGCAAAACCCAGGAGGCGCTGGCGGAAGTCCGCCGCCTGCTGCAAACCACGGAAGCCGAAGCCGCCGCCGCGCGCGCGGAACAAAAAGCCGCAGCGGAACAAAAAGCGCAACTGGCGCAGCAATTGGAAGCCCTGAAGGAACAGCTTTCCCGCCAGAGCACGGCGGCGGAACAACTGGCCAGAGAAAAGGAGGCCCTGCAAAAACAGGTGGCCGAAGAACAGGCCAGGGCCAGCGCCAAGGTGGACCCCGCCGAATTGAAGAAAGCTCAGGACGCCCTGGCCGCCACCCAGAAAAAACTGGAGGAGACCGCCAGCCAGATGGCCGCGCTGCAGAAGGAAAAGGAAGCCCTGCAGGCCAGCCTGAAAAATCAGACCCCCGAAAACGCCCTGGCCCGCTCCTACGAGGCGGAGAACCTCAGTTTGAAAAAGCAGTTGTTTGAATTGCAGCAACGCCTGCAGGCCCTTCAACCGCAGGTGGAGCAGGGCAGCGCTGAATTGGAACGGGCGCGCCAGCAGCAGGCCGCCCTGCAATCCGCCCTCGAAGCCTTGAAATTGGAAAAGGAATTGCTGGCCCGCCAGCTCCACCAAACCACCAATGCGCCCCCGCCCCAGGACCCGCGTCTGGCGGAGGCCGAAAAGAAACTGGCCGCCTTGCAGCAAAAGGCCGCCGCCATGGAAGAGCAGACCGCCGCGCTGCAGCGCGAGCGCGAAGTGCTCCAGGCCGCCCGGCAGGATTTGGAAAAACGGCTGAAGACCACCCAAACCGAGTACGAACGGCTGCGCGCCCAGGATTTGGACCGCCTCCGCCGGCTCGAAAACGAATTGCTGGCCGCCCAGGCCGCCCAGCAGGAGCGGGAGGAGCAAATGGCCGCCCTGCGCAAAGAGCAGCAAATCATCGAAACCCGGCTGGCCGCCCTCCTTTCCGAAAAAGAACGGGAATCCTCCGCCAAAAGCCGCGATACCCGCCGGGTGAAGGAACTGGAAAAAGAACGGGACCAGTTGCAAAAGAAACTCAATGAAACCAGCCGGGATTTGTACGCCCTGCGCCAGCGCGCCGCCACCGCGGACGACTTGACCCGCCAGATGGCCGCCTTGCGCGCGCGGCTGGAGGCTTACGAAATCAAGCGCGTGCCGCTCACGCCCGAGGAGCTGGCCTTGCTGAAAGCGCCGCCCATCCGCCCCCAACCGCCCGCCAAACCCACCAAAACCGATGCCGCCATGACCCAGGTCTTCCTCGAGGCCCGCAAGGATGCCGAAGCGGGACGCCTCCCCGCCGCGGAGCAAAAACTCGCCGCGGTGACCCGCCAGCCCAATCCCAACGCCCAGGCCCTCCACCAACTGGCCGCCGTTCAGCTCGAACAAAACAAGCTGGCCGAGGCCGAGCAAACCATTCAGCAAGGGCTGGCGGCTGACGCCCAACACGCCGGCCTGCTGTATCAGTTGGGCATCCTCCGCTTTGAGCAGGGGCGGCTGGACGATGCCATTGCGGCGCTCAGCCAGTCCCTCAAGCAGGACAACCAGCGCGCCGATGTGTACAACTACCTCGGCTTTGTGCTGGGCAAGAAGGGCCTGGTGCGCGAATCCGAAAGCGCTTTTCGCAAAGCATTGCAGCTCGATGCCGCGCTGGCCTCCGCCCACCTGAATCTGGCGTGGGTGTACCTGCACCAGCAGCCGCCCTCGCCCGCCCTGGCGCAATGGCACTACCAAAAAGCCATGGCCGGCGGCGCCGCCCCCAACCCCGAACTGGAAGCCAAGCTCAAGGCCGCCGTCGGCGGCCAGCCTTGA